CATTTGGAccaaaaccaaattttaaaatgctTATCAAAAACATAAATGGTAGACAGAGCATGGCTACATCAAACTGAAGAAATtccaaatataataaaatacaacCTTAAATttgttggataaaaaaaaacacaagaggTTAATACtacaatatgaaaatttaaaagccCATAACCAGTTGAATTTTAAATGAGCTTGACAATGAATGCATGTTTACATGATCATATACAGACAGTCATAAttctttttcataaaagtgttttGCTATAAATAGAACAACACATATCTaagttttaaaagacatttttatttataaacatgtacaaATAGTAAGAATCATCAATCACATCAATTCTCAACAAAAGCTAaaaagtcatatatatatatattttgcttggaattattaaaatataaatcaaaatttcaGCAAGTAAAATCAGGTCCTATCAGTTTCTTTTCATTAAACTTTTGGATAGGTCTGAAGCCTTAAGtacataaattttacattttcatttaaagctTTAATTTAATGCCCAGTATTTTGCAAGAACAGATAAAAAGATAAAAGCGTAAAAAGCTTAACAATCATTACAAATTGAATTTGAAAGCTTTATATTAGAATTTATAGACTGTGCAAAATAGTATGATAAACATTTGGTTActtactgtttatttatttatttatttatttatttgggttttacggggaaccaacacagtataggttatatggcgccaaacaggactacaaattttggttccacatctcatttacatcggaataaaaacatgaggtatggaatcaaaatttgcatacctgctggaatcacagagttacagcaaaaccaagtgttaagaccttattagtcgccttttacgatcatgcaaagttaaggcagtggttccaattcttttcatacatagatcgtcccagaaccacatggttACTTACTGATTAAGGTCACgacagatactgtaaaatcagaaatttaaCAGGATTTATTTTCCCTATATTCGCAAAcaatgtattttcatgaaactaaatGTTTGTGCAAAAGTGATAGAGTCGACTTAAATGGCACATTATTACAAAACTATGAGACTTTACATGTCATATCATAACAATCGCAAAATGTAGACAAGGTGTAAAACTATTTCTGGTAAAAATAGCATGTctatattacatatatttgaGGAAAATAGGGCATCATTATCTAACCACTAGGACTGTATACCTCTGAAGCAGACTAGTTcaacaaatgagccatgccatgagaaaaccaatatagtgggtttgtgaccagcatgggtccagaccagcctgtgcggatcaaagcctattgcaattagagaaactgttagcaaacagcatggatcctgaccagactgcgcggatgcgcaggctggtctggatccatgctggtcgcaaagccactatgttggttttctcatggcgcgacgcAAATAATGAAACACTATCTACATCTTGCCATTTGTTAATACAAATTGATTATTACCACACTGAAGTACCATACAGTGTAAAAACCATAATAAATATCTGAGTTCCTTACTGCAATCAGAATCGCAGATATAAGTCTGGATTGGAATGGAAAGATGAAAAGTaacgttctaaaaatagaattcttAACATCTGCTGCAATAGATTTCAGCAGTCTAAGGTTTCAATCGTAAGCAGGCAGCAGTACAAGTTGCTCTGGTATATAGTTACACATTAAATGAAGCCCTTCCATAGTCACAATCAAATTGAAATCTAACGTTTTGATATGTTGATAAATGTAGATAGCACTTAAATGTTTAGGTATTGATTTCATACTGAACTAATATTGGACAAAGACTAGCAAACTGAGGCAAGCATGTATAAtgatcaaatatatcaaagcaatgAATTCTTAACTTACCAGTCAgtcaaatgtgaaaaaaatatctgtATTCGACTTTCTTGGACTTCCTATGGTGGATAGCAGCAGGACAGGCTGAATCAAATGTTGGAATAAGATGAAACCCAACCTGTTTGCTTTATTATATCTTTGTAACATTTTgcattgtttctatatttaaatatatggTTAGTAATACACATTctatacaataaaacaaataactttaaattgaaagaaaattggGCGTATTTTAACATGTTCACTGATAACATATATGCAATATAGAATCTCATGCTGTCTTTATTTGAAGACACAGATGGTTAGAAGATGACATGTACAAACAGTCCCAGAATACTAGGCAATAAAAGTCCTAACTTTATTTGTGTATATTGTAAGTTTATGTTACTCTCTAGTCttaattattctgacaattttAATCTTTCTTTATCTTTTAGTAAGTAAATATTGGATTTCATATTGATCTTACCTACCCCAAGTCCataaaaattcatacacaattAAAAAGTAAAAGTTCAAGAGTTCTACTGATATTCTGAATAGCGTTTCATTACGCTTAGCATCTAAATATGCAGTAAACTTAatcaaaaaacttttaaaggaTAAAAATTTGGTCAAAGACAGACGGCAGACGATTGTGATCACAGTTCCTACCATCACACCTTCACAATGTTTCTCTTGCTATCTCTTTTCTGTGTCAGTTTGATTTTTCTCTTCACTGAAGTCAATAAGTGAATCTTCTGTTTCTTTTTGTGACTCCTCTATAACTGTTCTGTTTTCACACTCTGAAATTGTGCCAGCTTTTGTATTACTTTCAAATGTATTGCTTTCAAGAAACACTGAATCAGACTGATTATCGTCTGCTGTTTGATCAGAGTCATTACGATGCTTGGTCCTCAATGAATCTCGATCCTCTGGATGCTCAATACCTTGTGAGTGAATAGACTGGTTATCTATACTAGTTGAAAGATCTAGGTAATTCTGCATGCTTGATGCTATAGACTTTGTCCCTTGTTTTTTATTTGGAGACTGCCATCTGTCCACTGATATTGTGTCATCCCAGTCAGAAGTTCTGCTTAGAGCATCTGGCTGGGCCTGGTATCCAGAATGGTTGATATCTGCTTGTGTTGTCtgcaaataatgataaaagtaattttcattacaataaaacagaataaatggcataaaaaaatgtattaaatatgacaataaaactTTCTTGAAGCAACATAAAATGAGAGATCCATGAATCATCATGTTCTTACATTGCCTTTCAATTAATAGAATTTGTGTGATATATTTAgccaaaaaatatgtttgaagaaACTTGTCACTTTTAAGACAACCTCTGATTGACCATGAGAATGCTCAGTAGTCAGTATTTTGAAATATGTCTCATCtttatcattctgaaaaaaattctgatCAGGCTCCAGATAAAGTATTGAACTGtgtatgtataaaaaataattcatatttatccCTAAAACAATGAATTGTCTGTAATTCCTTGATTAACAAGGGCACTGCCTTCGAGTGCCATCGCTCATCTGCAAGTactggtcagtatgtaagaaaagtgttatagttcagaatttctaaatacaaaagggccataattctgacaaaatgccaGTTAGAGTAATGTTTCTTGGCCTACAGAGTCGACtgataatggtaaacaagtgtgcaaagtttcaaagctttttagaaaaggtggacctaatcaaaaaatttaaccaagaaactcaaattttctaactacaaaaagggccataattttagcaaaatgcatatcagagttatggttcttggcctactaagtcacctaatgatgacaaacaagtaagcaaagtttaaaagctgtagctcttatgatTTCTGAGAAAAAGTGgagtttaacaaaaaaatttaacacatCAACACCAGCACTGATGCCGATGCCAAGGATTAAGTGAAACAATACCTcgtagatatttttcaaaaatcagaggagctcattaaataaatatatgttccACATCTCTTCTATGTTTACAATAAACAAAGTTCTTCTACAAATGTATGCAGAAAGTTCACATTGTATGTTTACCTGAACTGAAGAAGTATAGTCTTGATTTTGATGATCATCTGATGCCATTTGTAGTAATGGAGTAGCTTCTGTGTCGTCTGCTTTAGATCGGAACTGACCACTTACAGTCTTCTTCATTGTCGTGGAGATGACCTTCACATGTTCCACAACATCATCCTTCACATCAGAAACATCCCACATGGATACAAAGGACTGGCAACAATTTCCtgtgaagaaaaaacaaatgGCTCAAATGGGCCAAGTCGCTCAGCAATTGGGGACACTGAGCATTTGATCTTGTTTATGACCAAATTTGGTAACATCTGATAAGTAGTTAAAGCTTTTTTTATCTTCTGATTTGACGTCCCAAAATGCATAACTTTAATAGCAAACCTCAAAGAGGTCCAATCAAAGATGCTACAGATCTAGTTAGATTCACCAAATTCACACGAagtttttggaagatttttctattctacggTACCCCTACCTATAACCAAGTGGatataattaaaaattaatttgagaaaggtaaataaaatgatgtgtcatacagaaaaaataataataaagtaactGTTAGTAAAGTTGTGAAATACAGAATGATATCTAAAGTATTTGCAGTTTCATAATCATATGAAAtgcgaaaaaacaaaacaatttatgtTGTTTAGAAACTGGCATGGTATTTAGCTCCATGAAGAACATTGCACAATATACTGGtagatttaacatttttaataaattaccTTGTTCTGCACTGTGATCAATGAAAGGTTTATGAGAGAATGCAAAATAATGCATGATAGCTGCTAGGAACATCTCTATACATATACAGAAGtcctgaaaatataaatacaaaaatatcataacAGGAATATACTTcgagacataaataaaaataaagaaactctttttatatttgaaaaaaaacaggaaaattcATTTACTTGCATAAGAAAAAGGTATAACATTTCTCTATTTTTGATTCATTGGAAATAACTACGTATTCATTTTATCTGATTGCATCTGAGCATGTATAACATGATTACTACAGCAATACACATAGCAAGTATTACAGCTCTGTGATATGTACTCTGCCTGTAGCTCATAGCTCATAAAATCTTGTTACTGTCTCTAACATGTCTCTATGGCATGATTGTATCTCATTTTTCTCTCCTAACTACAACAGGATGCTCTCCCATTATTCCAATTTATTAACTATTGCATGGTGTTCTCTGAGACTGCAAATTACAGTAATAATTATCATGCAGTAAAATAATAGTTTTctcctgcatttttttttaacctaCCACTTTTGCAACAAATTCTGCAAACATCATTGCCCACATAACAGCAGACATGTCCCATTTCTTTTAGATACCTTTAATACCAGTAATCGAACCATTTTCTTGGTATACTAACCTGTAAAGCTTTAGCAATATCTTCAACATTATAATCATAGAACTCTGTCTGTGGGATCAAATCAAACTCGGCAAATGCTGCTATTATTACAGCCTGCCTACAGAGAAATAGAGAAAATGGTTCAAGGTTAGAGCATGGTACataaaatgagctgcgccatgagaaaacaaacatttaatcaaatgcactatgttggttctctcatggtgcagctcatgtAAAATTGCATTATGTATATCTAAACAATGAAAGACTTACACTTTTGTCATGCAGCATTTTCTACTCATTAAATGAGTGTGTTTCAACCCGACATTTAATACTAAAAAGACTCCTTTGTCCTTATTCCTTCTCTttttataataagaataataaagaataatacaattttaaatattcTACACTTACCAAAATGAGAAGAACACCACAAACTTTACACATAGAAACTTTGGTACAGGCTTTATAGGGGCCAGCATGTCTTTGGTAGCTTGGTAAAATAACACCAGGCAGTACATAGCCCACTGAAAAAATATTGAACTGGTAAGAACTTTActaatgtatttatattattaataagATTAGCTGATGAATATAGAATAGTTTTCATTACTAGATATCATTTGAAGGAATACTTATAATTGGTGCAACTTACCATGTAAATGACATCAGACAAGGACTatcattgtaaatatatgtatatgcttGTTATCATATTCCACTCCCTATAAACCCATCCTAATTTTACACACTCACAATCATTGCTTATAGGTATGATTGTTGCTACATCACATTATCAAGTACCAATCCATTAATGATAATCAACCACAAACTCATCTCATATAATCTTTCACTGAATGCTGGACACCAAACTATGCAACTTTCTGAGTTTGCATTCACTTGAACTCTGATAATTTACCACCATTTGCTaaaactcatcgtcaggtccaAGCAAAATCCCTGCATCAACGACTTTAAGGCTCCAGCAAAATCCCTACATCAAGGACTTTAAGGTTCCAGCAAAATCCCTACATCAACGACTTTAAGGTCCAAGCAAAATCCCTGCATCAACGACTTTAAGGTTCCAGCAAAATCCCTATATCAACGACTTTAAGGTTCCAGCAAAATCCCTACATCAACGACTTTAAGGTTCCAGCAAAATCCCTACATCAACGACTTTAAGGTTCCAGCAAAATCCCTACATCAACGACTTTAAGGTTCCAGCAAAATCCCTACATCAATGACTTTAAGGGTCCAGCAAAATCCCTACATCAACGACTTTAAGTTTCCAACAAAATCCCTACATCAGCAACTTTAAGGTTCCAGCAAAATCCCTACATCAACGACTTTAACTACAGAGAACTCACACAATTTTGTTGGTCACGTCGAGTTTGAGCGAACAAAATGTAACTGTATTTGTAAAGTGATATTGTACCTGATGTGAGCATTACTGACACATTAACAGTTATAATTAACATACTAAAAGTAAGAACAAttgtataacaagaggaccatgatggtcctgaatcgctcacctgtcccaacatgacccagttttgaactgagtatgacgtcgttttttttcctattatttgacatagtgacctagtttttgagctcatgtgacccagttttgaacctgatctagatatcataaagatgaacattcagaccaactttcatacagatcccatgaaaaatatggcctctagagaggtcacagggttttttcattatttgacctgctgacctagttattgatggcatgtgacccagtttcaaaattgacctagatatcatcaaggtgaacattctgactaactttcatgaagatccattcaaaagtatggcctctagagaggtcacaaggtttttctatttttagacctaatgacctagtttttgaccgcagctgacccagtttcgaaaatgacctagatatcatcaagatgaacattcagaccaactttcatgcagatcccatgaaaaatatggcctctagagaggtcacaaggtttttctattatttgacctactgacctagtttttgacagcacatgacccagtttcgaacattctgaccaactttcatgaagatcttgtgaaaaatatggcctctagagaggtcacaaggtttttctatttttagacctactgacctagtttttaatcacagttgacccagtttcgaacttggcctagatatcatcaagatgaacattcagaccaaccttcatacagatcccatgaaaaatatggcctctagagaggtcacaaggttttttcattatttgacctactgacctagttattgacggcacgtgaaccagtttcgaacttgacctagatatcatcaaggtgaacattctgaccaattttcatgaagatccattcaaaagtatgacctctagagaggtcacaaggtttctctatttttagacctaatgacctagtttttgaccgcagctgacgcagtttcgaacttgatctagatatcatcaagatgaacattcagaccaactttcatacagatcccatgaaaaatatggcctctagagaggtcacaaggtttttctattatttgacctactgacctagtttttgaaggcacgtgacccagtttcgaacttgacctagatattatcaaggtgaacattctgaccaattttcatgaagatcttgtgaaaaatacggcctctagagaggtcacaaggtttttctattatttgacctactgacctagtttttgaaggcacgtgacccagtttcgaactcgacctagatatcatcaaggtgaacattctgactaattttcatgaagatctttgaaaaatatggcctctagagaggtcacaaggtttttctatttttagacctactgacctagtttttgatcgcacgtgacccagtttcgaacttgacctagatatcatcaagataaacattctgaccaattttcataaagatcccgtgaaaaatgtgacctctagagaggtcacaagcaaaagtttacgcacggacgcacggacggacgcacggacggacgcacggacgacggacgctgcgcgatcacaaaagctcacactgtcactttgtgacatgtgagctaaaaaggtaaagaaaaataaatgtatttactgagagaaaaaaatacatacaatttGTGAAATATTGTTGATGATGACAAGGTATGACCAGGCACTCTTGAAATTAAAGTCTCCCTCATCATATTTATGGTTCAGCTCacaaattctggaaaaaaaatcaacCTCTAGGAAATGTAACATGTAGATTGTTCAACATAATCCTGCCTTATGAATCAAGTGCTGTAATTGCCAGTTGAACACAATATCTACATACAATACAGaatttattaatgaaatattacttaaaaagttttaaatgttacTCTTTAAAGTGTAAACTTTTGAACACAATATTAACATAGCAGTTTATCAATTGTGTTTTGTAGAACACCATGTTTATTTACATTGATATCACTACTGTTACCAGTCTTACAACAGTTACTTTACTGTGAACTGTAGAACACCGTGGTTACTTACAATGCTATCACTGTTGTTACAGGTCTCACAATTGTGTACTGTAGAACACCATGGTTACTTACAATGCTATCACTGTTGTTACAGGTCTCACAATTGTGTACTGTAGAACACCATGGTTACTTACAATGCTACCACTGTTGTTATAGGTCTCACAATTGTGTACTCTAGAACACCGTAGTTACTTACAATGCTATCACTGTTGTTACAGGTCTCACAATTGTGTACTGTAGAACACCGTAGTTACTTACAATGCTATCACTGTTGTTACAGGTCTCACAACTGTGTACTGTAGAACACCATAGTTACTTACAATGCTACCACTGTTGTTACAGGTCTCACAATTGTGTACTGTAGAACACCATGGTTACTTACAATGCTACCACTGTTGTTACAGGTCTCACAATTGTGTACTGTAGAACACCATGGTTACTTACAATGCTATCACTGTTGTTACAATTAGGTCTCACAATTGTGTACTGTAGAACACCATAGTTACTTACAATGCTATCACTGTTGTTACAGGTCTCAGAATTGTGTACTGTAGAACACCGTAGTTACTTACAATGCTACCACTGTTGTTACAGGTCTCAGAATTGTGTACTGTAGAACACCATAGTTACTTACAATGCTACCACTGTTGTTACAGGTCTCACAATTGTATACTGTAGAACACCATAGTTACTTACAATGCTATCACTGTTGTTACAGGTCTCACAATTGTGTACTGTAGAACACCATAGTTACTTACAATGCTATCACTGTTGTTACAGGTCTCACAATTGTGTACTGTAGAACACCATGTTTACAATTCTGGATCATAGTACTGAAAGAAATATAACAACTGGAAATAATATGTTACCAAAAATTTAAGTAGAATAATGACACTGCTTAGAGACACAAAGTTATAATAGTATTTCAACAGAGCTTTCTCTATGAATGACCAAAGATACATGTGGTAGGGTGACTCAGAGTTCAACAGTTCATAAAAAATATGGGTAGTATAAGAAAAATCAGTAATATGAATAAGAATTATAATTTGTTTGGGCAAAATAGTATTTTTCACAACATTTGGTCTttgataagcatttttttttgacatctgaccttgaatttgaccttgaccttgtatttaaataactcaaaataaatatcatttttaaaaaatgtttatgtataGAGATTTTgagttttttatatttgttagaattaaaaatgtgtaataaaataaatattaaataaatttcggttgcaattttaattttggcagccatcttggcggccatcttggatttctcgaaTTGCCACGATCTATGCCAATTTATGCCAGTGGTTTCATAAACTGTAAAAGTTAacaaaacattttggtatataacattgCTTGTTGCAATAGGTGTCCCGGTCCTCTGATTGTCACCCTACCAATGAATATACTAGCCACTACTGCTTGTTTGGCTTTTACCATACTACCTgctcttaacccttatcatgctagatacgattgattctgccttcatgaccagtgtagatcatgatcagcttgcatatCCAtacagtttgatcatgatctgcactgtttgccatttagtcagtatcttttggtaagcaccccttttaacagttaatggtactatccaaactgaaagatggacaagttcataacagaaatttagcagggtaagggttagaatacccacaaaatttgttttaaaattctaaaGTAATCTACTATTTGTtgtcaaatgaataaaaaaaaacagggtAGTACATTGTTCTGCTCTAGTACCCAGCACTATAGAGATAAGCCATAGATGATAGGAACCGACATCTTTTTTCCATTGTCGTGAATATTTAACATGTGGTTGTTCTGACTGCACCTGATTTTATTTAGAACAGCCAGCTCACATTCAAAACATTCCGGAACACTATTGTTTTTACTCCATTGACAAAGAGTATGTGCagaatattttgaattataaGTCAAGGGAATATGATCTATATCTACTTGTCTATCAACTAACCTTCCCATTGGCCATACTGGCAGACAGCAGAATGGTATGATGTGCTTTTGCTGTCGTTTCCTCCGTAAAGCAATTTCCAGTTGGGGATGTTGGGTCCAAAGGTAACTCAGCAAATATGCCATGAAGTTATAGATAACATAGGCCTCGTAACATTCTCTGATAGTGTCCAGATAAATAGCTGTTTCCTTGAATCTCAGAGCAAACCACTGAAAATCAGTTATATAACTTAAAACTTACAATAAATGTATGGTAAGAAGGGCACTATATGAATTGCATATTGTGAACATAGGCTTTAAGGTacatgtagttctgcacgtttggatcaaactttttttcttgacCTGACCTCCAACTTTCAAAGTAACATGAGGCACTAAGAAAATTCTGTCCATAAAAAGATTACCTGGTACATATTATCTATAatactttcaaataaaatgtaaaggtctGTGTGCTCAGCTACTGCACtatatttaagatatttgtaCATAGCTAAAAAGAACTTTCGATTTTAACCTAATATTTGTACTTTTTTTGGAATTAAACAAGCAGAACAACCTAAACTATATGAAAAATAGtcaaatactgaatatttaacTGAATCCTAAAATATTCATAGACAACCAGACAGGTAACCTGTATTAAATGTGTTTGCTTTAACTAGTAGATTATTATCAACTGTTGAGCACTCTTTGAGATAATCTGAAGATAAACTTTATTCTTATGGAGAAATCAGTACAGTTAAACTTGTGCTTAAGACTATTTTATTAACATGTGCAGTGTATCTTTACTTATGAATAAAGACCATCTACAAATAACTCACTTTTTGACTCTTTTGAGCATTGACTTTGTAGACAGGTTAAACACTATATATTTATTACTGTACAGACTGAACAGTTACATTAGCTGAATATTTATATACTCACAGCATTTAAAGCATAGATAGGCACCATCCAAATAattctgaaagaaaacaaaactaatGTTTATTAGTCATATATTCCAACATACTACATTAGTTTCTTGCCAAACTTGAAAGCACAGACTTTGCAAATATaattagtaagtaagtaagtaagtaagtaacaacTTTATTTAAAGTGGATAACATATACGGCAttggatacatttttcaaaaccgATTAACATTATATGGTCCActgtatacaatgtataacaaTGTACAGAACatcaaacatacatgtaataaactaTATACAGATATAACAAACCTGAAAGGAGAACATTATAATATGGAAAGAAGCAAAAGGCAATGACAATgaatcaattttatgtaaaaatgtacaacctaaacatttaaaatataccaAGTCAAGAAAAACTCAAAATATTACATGTGACTATTAATATTGCCTTgtattctaattatatatatcaGAGAAGTGCCACTGAAGATATGATCTTTTGAATTTTTCTATCGTATCTAATGAGCGTATATGTACAGGAATGCTGTTCcaaattacatatatataatatacatgtacttgtctTCTTGTTAAAAGGCATGATGCAATGCAAGTAAATGGGTTTTTGGCTAGCGAACTGTCAATGTGATTTCTaaaaaattactgaagtttaagaCATTCCGTGAAATTCATTTGTCATTTACTGTAATGTGGTCTAGAAATACATCAAATTCCTTCCTTAAGCTATAtgatatcattataaacaaatgtAGTCTTAAATCTtaactattttttataaaaatgtatttatttatattgtattCACTAATTCTGAATATTATATCTAGATGTAACCGACAGCTACATTATACTTCTTTATTGATGTCtcacttttttattttcc
This window of the Mercenaria mercenaria strain notata chromosome 5, MADL_Memer_1, whole genome shotgun sequence genome carries:
- the LOC123557023 gene encoding transmembrane protein 184C-like gives rise to the protein MDFVAHWKNWIRPLAMMIYFILMMIAVPLCIVEVTNHQKDKHVKAWFTGGVFTLLAVPISLWEIILHVINYTQPHLQKYIIRIIWMVPIYALNAWFALRFKETAIYLDTIRECYEAYVIYNFMAYLLSYLWTQHPQLEIALRRKRQQKHIIPFCCLPVWPMGSTMIQNCKHGVLQYTIVRPVTTVIALICELNHKYDEGDFNFKSAWSYLVIINNISQIWAMYCLVLFYQATKDMLAPIKPVPKFLCVKFVVFFSFWQAVIIAAFAEFDLIPQTEFYDYNVEDIAKALQDFCICIEMFLAAIMHYFAFSHKPFIDHSAEQGNCCQSFVSMWDVSDVKDDVVEHVKVISTTMKKTVSGQFRSKADDTEATPLLQMASDDHQNQDYTSSVQTTQADINHSGYQAQPDALSRTSDWDDTISVDRWQSPNKKQGTKSIASSMQNYLDLSTSIDNQSIHSQGIEHPEDRDSLRTKHRNDSDQTADDNQSDSVFLESNTFESNTKAGTISECENRTVIEESQKETEDSLIDFSEEKNQTDTEKR